From the genome of Muricauda sp. SCSIO 64092, one region includes:
- a CDS encoding type IX secretion system membrane protein PorP/SprF, with protein MIKNTNALIGLIFCLLIGFGLRAQQDAQYTQYMFNTLSINPAYAGSRGQLTFAGLYRAQWVGLNGAPETFTINLHSPIRESKIGYGLSVINDNIGDGLIQETSVEAAASYTIDFDLNRKLSFGLTVSGDFLSLDFNGLRNVDREGVNQPVTEQGTLSEFNPNFGLGLYYHTDRFYVGFSVPKLFNREHFDNNGQNFFSVDRANYYLITGYVFDLNADLKFKPALLTKAVEGAPVQVDISASFLFNERFSFGAAYRWDAAVSALAGFQVTDQIMLGLAYDRETTELGGTRFNDGSFEIFLRLELLKSFQRTISPRFF; from the coding sequence ATGATAAAAAATACTAATGCACTAATTGGCCTAATATTTTGCTTGTTGATAGGTTTCGGACTGCGAGCCCAGCAAGATGCTCAATATACCCAGTACATGTTCAATACCTTGAGCATAAATCCAGCCTATGCAGGTTCCAGGGGACAATTGACTTTTGCAGGCCTTTATAGGGCGCAATGGGTAGGATTGAATGGAGCACCGGAAACATTTACAATCAACCTGCATTCCCCAATAAGGGAAAGTAAAATAGGTTATGGGCTTTCTGTCATCAATGATAACATTGGGGATGGACTGATACAGGAGACCTCTGTGGAGGCTGCGGCATCTTATACCATAGATTTCGATTTGAACAGAAAATTATCTTTTGGGCTTACCGTAAGTGGTGATTTTTTGTCCTTGGATTTCAATGGTCTCCGAAATGTAGATCGCGAAGGGGTTAATCAACCCGTTACCGAACAGGGGACACTCTCAGAATTTAATCCCAATTTTGGCTTAGGGCTGTATTATCATACAGACAGATTTTATGTTGGATTTTCGGTTCCAAAATTGTTCAATAGGGAACATTTTGATAATAATGGACAAAACTTTTTTTCTGTTGACCGGGCCAATTACTATTTAATTACAGGATATGTTTTCGATTTGAATGCGGACTTAAAATTCAAACCTGCCCTATTGACAAAAGCCGTGGAAGGAGCCCCTGTACAAGTAGATATTTCCGCTAGTTTTCTGTTCAATGAGCGGTTCAGTTTTGGGGCCGCTTACCGATGGGATGCTGCCGTGAGCGCATTGGCCGGCTTTCAGGTTACCGATCAGATCATGTTGGGGCTGGCCTATGACAGGGAAACTACGGAATTGGGAGGTACACGCTTTAATGATGGATCTTTTGAAATCTTTTTGAGGTTGGAATTACTGAAAAGCTTCCAACGTACTATTTCGCCACGTTTTTTCTAA